The Tubulanus polymorphus chromosome 4, tnTubPoly1.2, whole genome shotgun sequence genomic interval ACAACaagcacacatatatacattgtagcaGAACGTCCTCGGAAACAGAGACcaagataaaataacacagaagcgacgacgagtacaagcaaacgaacgcttttacggtgcgtgccattactggtcgccgcgaggaattctcacccaatttccggaattgacatcggcgatcctaaatttccggaattccggatattTCCGGAAAACTAGCATCTCTGCATAgctcctccccctcccccattCGTTTGATTATGGGAAAGCCGAAGTACAGTTTATAACCGGTACTACACATGGGCTGAACCTCATTTCAACAATCTTCAGGGGACCAGAAAACCTGCTCggtataactgatagttcatAGTTATATCCAGGATGAAATAACttgggatgaaattctagTTTGTTATAACCAACAATTTGTAATGTCCGAGGTCATTAAAATGAGgttcaacaaaaaaattttaaaaggcGTTTAGTATAAAATTAATTACTTTTTCATGAGATTGCGGCAGACCGAGTCGTTTTTGACGTTCATTGAACATCATTTCTTCGATTTTAGCCTGCGCCTCATCGTCCAAGTCGGTAATCGGTCGACTCGCGTCTATCTTGCGTACATTGATCTTCTCTTCGTTGACTATTAATGAATCCCACCATCGTTCCTGGATTTTATCTAGATTTATCTGCAGAAAACAACACGTAAAAAATGTTAGGAGAGTAGAAATTCCATTAAGACAAAATTCCTCTATATTCGACTCATAGGCATTAATGCAATTACAaccaataaatgaataaattaatgcATGCCTCCTATTTAACACATTGGCTGCTAGCTTGATAATTCGATACCGGAAGCACCAGCTAATTCGCAGCTGGCACTCGTTAAAACCGCAGAATAATATTTACATGAACATGCTCTCCGGGTACCAGACTCCAGATACTGTCATCTTTATGAACTTCCCACGACAGGTCATCGTCTAGCATCACCTCATCGTTGACACAAACTTTCAAATGCTTCCTCCTCACGTCCACTGTAACTTGTTTACCTTTTTGAACTGTGGATGGAACctaaaaaatatcatcaacatTTCAATCATTATCAAACAACATTCACCCCTTGCGGCCTAAAATACTCCCCGCACTCTCCCCCTGAAAACCATACACCAAATATATGCAGGACATCttcacaattttcaaatttccaataCTGCTGTCAAagacatcattatcatcattcatgtGATATCAGTTTTGTTGTCAGGGGTGGAATCTTGAACCTTTGCCAAGGCTGTATCATTCCGCTGGTTACATATCTGCaacacatttcaaatgaaaactcTTTTCTTGTTAATCCAAAATTGTCTGTTTTTCATGTAGTCAGCACTCCTTGGTagccaaatgaaaaatcatttgatCTCGAAAATTTGCACAGGCATATCATTCCGTGGGCTACATTGGAATAGTCTTCGTTCAACAAGGTGATCTGAAATTATCACTTTTTTAAGTATTCAGCTCCCCCTCGTGGCCACATGGAATATCACATGACCTTGGAACTTTGTGCCACTTCGTTGCAGGGGTATAATCATCTCTTGTTTCTATGATAGCCATACTGAACATTATGGTTttctatgacatcatttttCAACTTCTTATTACGAGAATGGCCCAAATACCAGCAACAGATATAGCTCATATTCTGAACCTCATTAATGTATACGACCTAATGTCAATAAACAGACTGAATAGCTAACTCTCATGCCCCTGAAAATGCTATATgacatattttgtaaaaatcagGGTAGAATTAGAAAGGTTCTTCTGATGAAAAAGAATGTGGTACATGGCATGGGAAACTTGattaacaaaaatacaaaCGATTAAGCAATCTTAAATGAAATTCGACAAGAAAGTACTAACTTGGTTTCAACAGTCTGCTTTGATCACGACAATAAAAGAATTTACGAAAACAATAGCCTTTCATAACTCAACCAATCGAAATAGCGTTTATTATTCCACAGATATTCTATAAAGCCACGCCACAAGAGCATCAAGTTAAATCATTTTGCACACAACACTTATtataatataatgatatttttttactatcaATATATAGATTATTGGCACCTGGTAAGCCAAACTACTGTTTTAACAATCATATCAATAGCATTTTCTTACAAATGCAGTTGACTCCACTCAGGTCAAAACTTTCTCGATGTGCATATTCTTAGTTTGATATGAGCAATATCCATTTCAGTGAAGATTCAAGTTGCCCAGTCTCACTTAACTAGGGAAAACTTATTACCCTGATGTCAACTATTCAGATAAACGCAGGTTAAGTGTGGACAATCGATCAATAATGAGTAGATATTAGtagaatgatgatgatgtaatGAATGTCTGAGGGGTTCAAGCTCCAGAAAGCAGGTTGATGCCTTCATAAACTACACACACCCTATGAAAGACTATCTTGTATCATCAATCCATTTTAACATATACATAACCATAGTGTACATACTATATGCTGTGTAAAAAATATTCAGTAAAACCTTAAAAAGTCAGAGGATCTTATAGTAAATAAAGTGAGAGGCTGCAACAAATCTAACATTGCAAGTATGGTATAATAGTCAATGAGAAGTTACAAAGTGTTTTCTTTTGACTTTTGGCATCCCAAATTATTTGTTTGGCCAATTAAGCGTTACGCCAATATGTGAGAATGAATAGGAATGTGGTACATTTACCAGCGTTATTACCTGCCATGGGCTTCGGGCGATTCATATTGAGGATATGGACGAGGACTGCAATCTTAAAAGTAAATTCCCGTATGCCCTGTCCCGTTATTACATTTCAATTCCTTCGTACTTCATTTCCCGATGAAACTTCTaacaattttgtaaaaagatgaataatgaattgttgacaTTTAAGTTCTTTCTTAATCGTGTGGAAGCAGTCTCTATACGGGACACTTAGTTACATCACCGTCTTGAGTTTCATACAAGGCAGCGCAACACGCTCGTTCGATCAATTCACAAACGTTATCACGAAATGCtgtgaaaatgaaacaatcgTTGTTAACTCGTTCAATACCGGCTTTTTCTGCTACGATACCCGTGAAAAATACATCTTCCAAAAACATCGGCTTCGTCGTTCGGCTAACATCGTACAGCTTTTTTACAGTACGATACAGGAATAAGTAACCTGAACCTAGACAATAATCGGGGTATACGTGTCCTGAATATTCGTCTTCGCTGACACCCCATTTCTTGTAGAGATTCGAGTTTTTATCGCGAACTGGGGCGGCGTCTGTTCGAACTCGCCCGTAAATATAATCGGCGTTATCGTCTCTCGTAGCCTGTAATTTCGACAGTGGATTTTTCAATAACGGTAAATAACGTATGAATCGTCATCAGTTTTAGTAACGAACTTCACGTTTTCGCACGATTCGTCGTTTAACCATTGAATAATGGACATCGTTTTCAGCGTTAAGTTTCGGTAACTGTCGACGTAATTCGCAACGAcgatatctttatatttatcgGACTCGGCGCGTACTTGATTCGCGATGCCTTCCGTGTTGTTCAGTCCTAAGAAGAAAACCACACTTGCGTTGTATCTAGCTGCCCATGTTTGCCTGATTCGTTGTCTGGCATAGGTATTCACCACAGCCGAGGGTACTACGAACAAATACTCATGGTGGATTGCCGCACATCGTGTATTTATGATGTACCTGAATTTAGGAAACGTCCATTTAGTTGTGTCCTCTTTTTCTTTCTCTGAAACAGTACTTTCGTCTATACCATTACCGGAATCGTCTGCTATCCATGCATCCGTTTTACCGTGAAATGCACTATCACTCCTGACCATCTTGATCGGCATCGGTCTGATGTTCATCACCGGTTTTATCTCAACTTTCCGTTGTCTGATGAACCATATCAAACAGATATAGGTGAAACACCCAAAAAAGcataaataaaatgatgttCTGAGAAAAGCTTCCACGTTGACAATTCGGACCATTGCAGGAATGTATTAATCGTCGATCTTCGACCTTGTATTCACGGAACACTCAACACTTGCGCGgagcaaaataaaaaacagtAAAACACAGGACAATGAACTACATggacattttcaatcaaaatggTTCATATATCCAATAGAATATATAGTTAcacaaataaaataattatatatatatatatacttttcAATATGATATGACAAacggttttatttttcatatgtaTGTATCATGTTAACATAAAACTGTtcaatatacatacatatatatatatatatatatatatatatatatatatatatatatatatatatatatatatatatatatatatatatatatatatcgaacAGTTTTGGGTAACGTGATACATACATATAAAAAATAGtgaactgttgaactgttAACTGTTATTCTTCActggtttttgttttatagGGATGGTCTACTAACGCAACGTCGAGGTCCAAAAGAATATCCTAAATACCCTGATATTTCCCTGATCCTTAAGCTTATCCATATCCTCAATGGGATCCCTGTTTCTTCTGCTTCGTCATATTCTGAACCTCACTAATGTATACAATTGATTCCCTTACGTAAACAAAGACCACATGGATAGCCCTAACCCTAACTTCTGATAGGCCAGGACTGGTCACCTGGTATGCCAATTACCCACATGCTTAACCCTAACCGTACTTTCTAAAAGGTTTGTGCTGGTCACCTGGTATTCACAAACAGACCACACAACATGGCCAAATCTCAACAGGAATTGTCATGAATTTCTATTCCTCCTTTTTAAAATCCTGAAGTTTCGAGTCCAAATCAGTGAACTCCATATTACAATATCACTATCAGTTTGAGTCAACCTCGTCAACCTGGCAGAGAAATGGCAGATTTGTCATTTTAAACGTAGAACTAGAAAAGGAAAGCGTACGGAATTGGTAACATTTGTACATTACTTGAAAAAGTCCCCTAAGTACGCTCTGAGCAGATATTCACCTTTACTCTGATGTCTAAGTCAGTGATGCTCTGAGACCAGGAGTAATTATCACGTACGGCTCCATTATAACATTCAGGGTTCGATACATAGGTTTCAGGTTTACTATCATCCATTTCTTTAATactgctgaaatatcaaaattactgcATCTAAATAAAAGTAGTCATACTGTTATAACAATCATGTTACTTATGACATTCAATCATTGTGAACTACGAATAAACTCTAGACATTTTATCTTACGCAAAATGGGATTTTCAAGATTTCATTCATATTAtgagatgaaatatttaaaggTAGTGGTTGCATGTTACAGATTGATCAATGCATTACGTGATGCTGGGATCATTGAACTAATTATCATGGCTCGCAACGATAAAAAGACGACAAGCCATAAGCCACTACAGTTCTCGGGCTCAGGCTCAAACGTGAACTGCAATGACCATGTGTTAGTTCCCATAGAATTTTGGATATGTTGTACACTGTAGTAAGATCTTGTCaagaaaactttttgaatttcaatctTGTTCCTCAGTAATGAGGTCATCTTCAAGATCACGTCAATAAAAACCAATTCTTAGTGCCTAGTTCTGCCACTCGGTGGCGCACCGGACCCACATTTTTCACATTCGTTAAATTTTGTGAagacaactttttgaatttcgaccCCGTTcctgaattcattttcaaggTCATGTCGTTACTGCAAAACAGTTCTGCTACAAATCCTGCACTTGGTCCGTTCTTAACGCTGCACAACTAGACCCCCATACTAACATTGTAACTATGTTTCATAAAGATTGACCCACTATTTATGAAACTAATTAACTGAAGGAGTCACACATGCAAACAGAGAATAAGTATCACATGGGTGCCCaagaaacaaacattttacCTATTTGCCGTGTTTTTATGAGTAGTGTCTGATGCTGCCGTTGTTTTGGAATTTTGTTGGCTAGTCGTAGTTGAAGAGACAGGTCTACAGGATTCAGAGTTTGTGGTAACTTCCGGTTTAGTAGATTCAACCTCATATTCAACGACAGCTGGTGGCGGGACATCATCTACACcataacaataatgaaaatgctaataataatagtaataacaataattgtCATTGATATAGCACAGCTATCCTAACCAGAGTCAGTTCAGAGTCgctccaaatttggtattatTGGTATAGTATTAGTATTTGGTATTAACAACACAAACTACATATTACTGAACCGTAAAACAATAAACATTGTTCGCCATAGGATTCAAGATAGGCCTAATGCTGCCTGGTAATTATGagcagaaatgaaaaatacctttGATTGCCGGTGTAGGTTGAACCGGACATTCTGCTGCCTCCTTAACATTTCGATCTTCCTCAGCTTTCGTATCAAATTTCTTGAAAGCCTGTCAAACGAACAAGAAGACTGTGTTTTTTGTATCGAGCAAGCGTGTAGATGTATCAAACAATGAAACAATTACCGAATAAGCTATTTTAGCTGCAATGCCCGGGGGAAAACCCAGCTTCTCTCCTTCACCCTTCATTACATAATAAAAGTCTGTCCTGAAAGTAGTGATGcaataaatagatttaatGGTGATCATATTTACAGTTCTACGCATTGATTTCACTTGGGAGAAAATGtgatttatattgaataaggTTTTCCATATGCCGGCCCCCATAGTCATCCTATGGTTTTAGTTACCAAAAGCTTTAACTAAAGACGGGGAGATGGCCGCAAATATTAATCGGCTGTCAAAAAGAAACACCTGTCAACTCAGAAACTTATGCATTCAGCGTTGTTAAAATTCATTGACGTTGTGACAAATGTTGTAATCGGTTACATTTGGACATCTAATTTTAGGCACTCTGAAGTTACTATTTCTGTGATAGGCTTAAGACCCGTGTATGGCTTATCCTGCAACATCTgcactgaactgaactgaacagAAAACAGAAAGTGAAAGTACGAGACAGAGTTatcaataaaatttaatttacttccgtgttgtaaCTTCTCTATTCATTTCTGTTTAATGACAATAAAACTGAAcgaaagaaaatattgaaacaaactACAACTACTTACCTCCTATACAGAAAACCAAATATCACCTCGAGAAAGTTCGATATTTGACCTTCGTTTTGTAAAATACCCAGAAGCGCCGAATCGTATTTTTCGATGggcgccgccattttgaaaattgagttttaaattcaaatgaatttgTACCGCTTTACAGCCTCATAAAATAATATCAGGGCCCCTTTTTGGAAATTTCGATATCATATTGGCTCTACGATATATCCGACTATCTGAATAATATACTAAATGTATAATCCATCTGCTTAAACGAAATGAATTaatcgggattcgaacttaTTTTTAAGTTCTTCCTAACCAAAAATGTTTGATGTTTCATGTCTTGACAGGTTGAATTTTATCTAGCAAACATTCCATTCAAACATAAGAGACAAAATAAGTTCGACTCTTTTTACATACCTTACTAGTTAGATAATGCATTTGCAGTGTGTAGACCTTTAAGGGGCTGTTCGATTGATCAGTTTTAAATAGAGAAATTgatcgggattcgaacctaatttTGCGTCGATGACGTGAAATAATGTCCGATGTTTAACAGACAAGCCGATTATTATAGCTCAGTTTCAGTGCTAGTTTCGCTTCG includes:
- the LOC141903382 gene encoding nudC domain-containing protein 3-like isoform X1; protein product: MAAPIEKYDSALLGILQNEGQISNFLEVIFGFLYRRTDFYYVMKGEGEKLGFPPGIAAKIAYSAFKKFDTKAEEDRNVKEAAECPVQPTPAIKDDVPPPAVVEYEVESTKPEVTTNSESCRPVSSTTTSQQNSKTTAASDTTHKNTANSSIKEMDDSKPETYVSNPECYNGAVRDNYSWSQSITDLDIRVKVPSTVQKGKQVTVDVRRKHLKVCVNDEVMLDDDLSWEVHKDDSIWSLVPGEHVHINLDKIQERWWDSLIVNEEKINVRKIDASRPITDLDDEAQAKIEEMMFNERQKRLGLPQSHEKNVHDVLKKAWNIEGSPFKGTPYDPSSVQIGNNSSTGPHCAD
- the LOC141903382 gene encoding nudC domain-containing protein 3-like isoform X2, with product MAAPIEKYDSALLGILQNEGQISNFLEVIFGFLYRRTDFYYVMKGEGEKLGFPPGIAAKIAYSAFKKFDTKAEEDRNVKEAAECPVQPTPAIKDDVPPPAVVEYEVESTKPEVTTNSESCRPVSSTTTSQQNSKTTAASDTTHKNTANSIKEMDDSKPETYVSNPECYNGAVRDNYSWSQSITDLDIRVKVPSTVQKGKQVTVDVRRKHLKVCVNDEVMLDDDLSWEVHKDDSIWSLVPGEHVHINLDKIQERWWDSLIVNEEKINVRKIDASRPITDLDDEAQAKIEEMMFNERQKRLGLPQSHEKNVHDVLKKAWNIEGSPFKGTPYDPSSVQIGNNSSTGPHCAD
- the LOC141903382 gene encoding nudC domain-containing protein 3-like isoform X3, which gives rise to MKGEGEKLGFPPGIAAKIAYSAFKKFDTKAEEDRNVKEAAECPVQPTPAIKDDVPPPAVVEYEVESTKPEVTTNSESCRPVSSTTTSQQNSKTTAASDTTHKNTANSSIKEMDDSKPETYVSNPECYNGAVRDNYSWSQSITDLDIRVKVPSTVQKGKQVTVDVRRKHLKVCVNDEVMLDDDLSWEVHKDDSIWSLVPGEHVHINLDKIQERWWDSLIVNEEKINVRKIDASRPITDLDDEAQAKIEEMMFNERQKRLGLPQSHEKNVHDVLKKAWNIEGSPFKGTPYDPSSVQIGNNSSTGPHCAD